A single genomic interval of Cupriavidus necator harbors:
- a CDS encoding benzoate-CoA ligase family protein, whose translation MTATPAEPPVRPPGTSFNFAGHLLGCNAGRAGKVAYIDDDGQLTYGELAQQVRRLAAALLGAGIRREERVLLLMHDCSDWPVCFLGAMYAGIVPVAVNTLLTADDYSYMLQHSRAQAVLVSAALLPVLQEALARPGHEVGQVFVSRAHEPLPDGMTALDALLAAQTPLQAPAATSCDDPGFWLYSSGSTGQPKGVVHSHGNPYWTAALYAGPVLGLQEQDVCFSAAKLYFAYGLGNGLSFPLSVGATVVLMAERPTPEATFRRWLQHRPTVFFGAPTGYAGMLASPALPQRAEVALRLCSSAGEALPADIGQRFTAHFGCEIIDGIGSTEMLHIFLSNRPGQVRYGTTGWPVPGYAIELRDEEGRPVPDGEIGDLYIQGPSAALMYWANREKSRETFRGGWTKSGDKYVHNPDGTYSYAGRSDDMLKVSGIYVSPFEVEATLVQHPAVLEAAVIGVPDHEGLVKTKAFVVLKAGAQLGDGELKAFVKERLAAYKYPRAIEFVDTLPKTATGKIQRFMLRERELKAAAERAVAAA comes from the coding sequence ATGACCGCCACACCCGCAGAACCACCCGTCCGGCCACCCGGCACGTCCTTCAACTTTGCCGGGCACCTGCTCGGCTGCAATGCCGGACGCGCCGGCAAGGTCGCCTATATCGATGACGACGGCCAGCTCACCTACGGCGAACTGGCGCAGCAGGTGCGGCGCCTGGCCGCGGCGCTGCTCGGCGCCGGCATCCGCCGCGAGGAACGCGTGCTGCTGCTGATGCACGACTGCAGCGACTGGCCGGTCTGCTTCCTGGGCGCGATGTACGCCGGCATCGTCCCGGTGGCCGTCAACACGCTGCTGACCGCCGACGACTACAGCTATATGCTGCAGCACAGCCGCGCGCAGGCTGTGCTGGTGTCGGCCGCGCTGCTGCCCGTGCTGCAGGAGGCGCTGGCCCGTCCGGGGCATGAAGTCGGGCAAGTGTTCGTGTCCCGTGCGCATGAGCCTCTGCCCGATGGCATGACGGCGCTGGATGCGCTGCTTGCCGCGCAAACGCCGTTGCAGGCGCCTGCCGCCACCAGTTGCGACGATCCCGGCTTCTGGCTCTACTCGTCCGGCTCGACCGGCCAGCCCAAGGGCGTGGTGCACAGCCACGGCAACCCGTACTGGACCGCGGCGCTCTATGCAGGCCCGGTGCTCGGCTTGCAGGAGCAGGACGTCTGCTTCTCTGCGGCCAAGCTGTATTTCGCCTACGGGCTGGGCAACGGCCTCAGCTTCCCGCTCAGCGTGGGCGCCACCGTGGTGCTGATGGCCGAGCGGCCCACACCCGAGGCCACCTTCCGCCGCTGGCTGCAACACCGGCCAACGGTGTTCTTCGGTGCGCCGACAGGATACGCCGGCATGCTCGCCTCGCCGGCGCTGCCGCAGCGCGCCGAGGTCGCGCTGCGGCTGTGCTCGTCCGCCGGCGAGGCCCTGCCCGCCGATATCGGCCAGCGCTTCACCGCGCATTTCGGCTGCGAGATCATCGACGGCATCGGCTCCACCGAGATGCTGCATATCTTCCTGTCCAACCGCCCCGGCCAGGTGCGCTACGGCACCACCGGCTGGCCGGTGCCGGGCTACGCCATCGAGCTGCGCGACGAAGAAGGACGCCCGGTGCCCGACGGCGAGATCGGCGACCTCTATATCCAGGGCCCCAGCGCCGCGCTGATGTACTGGGCCAACCGCGAGAAGTCGCGCGAGACCTTCCGCGGCGGCTGGACCAAGAGCGGCGACAAATACGTGCACAACCCGGATGGCACCTACAGCTACGCCGGGCGCAGCGACGACATGCTCAAGGTCAGCGGCATCTACGTTTCGCCGTTCGAGGTCGAGGCCACGCTGGTGCAGCACCCGGCAGTGCTGGAGGCCGCGGTGATCGGCGTACCCGACCATGAAGGACTGGTCAAGACCAAGGCCTTCGTGGTGCTGAAGGCGGGCGCGCAGCTTGGCGACGGCGAACTGAAGGCCTTCGTCAAGGAGCGGCTGGCGGCATACAAGTACCCGCGCGCGATCGAGTTCGTCGATACGCTGCCCAAGACCGCCACCGGCAAGATCCAGCGCTTCATGCTGCGCGAACGCGAACTGAAGGCCGCCGCAGAGCGCGCCGTCGCGGCGGCGTGA
- a CDS encoding 3,4-dehydroadipyl-CoA semialdehyde dehydrogenase: MTELLSNYLGGKWQAGSGAGTPLFDPVLGDELVRVDATGLDLAAGFAFAREQGGAALRALTYRQRAALLADIVKVLQANRDAYYDIATANSGTVRNDSAVDIDGGIFTLGTYARLGDTLGDRHYLPDGEAVRLGKDPLFQSQHVLVPTRGVALFINAFNFPSWGLWEKAAPALLAGVPVIVKPATATAWLTQRMVRDVVEAGALPAGALSVVCGSSAGLLDQLQPFDVVSFTGSADTAAVIRSHPAIAQRSVRVNIEADSINSAVLLPQDGPDTAAFDLLAKEVVREMTVKSGQKCTAIRRVFVPEALYGLAAEAIGARLSKVTVGNPRNDTVRMGALVSRAQFNAVQDGLATLRKHAQVLHDGTQQALVDADPAVACCIGPTLLGVADADAAAAVHDTEVFGPVATLLPYRDTAHALALVRRGQGSLVASLYGSDAAALGAAAVELADSHGRVHVISPDVAQLHTGHGNVMPQSLHGGPGRAGGGEELGGLRALHFYHRRSAIQASTAVLDELA; this comes from the coding sequence ATGACTGAATTGCTATCCAACTATCTCGGCGGCAAGTGGCAGGCCGGCAGCGGTGCCGGCACGCCCTTGTTCGATCCGGTGCTGGGCGACGAACTGGTGCGCGTTGACGCCACCGGGCTGGACCTCGCTGCCGGCTTCGCCTTTGCCCGCGAACAGGGCGGCGCGGCCCTGCGCGCGCTGACCTATCGCCAGCGTGCCGCGTTGCTGGCTGACATCGTCAAGGTGCTGCAGGCCAATCGCGATGCCTATTACGACATCGCCACGGCCAACAGCGGCACCGTCAGGAACGACTCCGCGGTCGACATCGACGGCGGCATCTTCACGCTGGGCACCTACGCCAGGCTGGGCGATACGCTCGGCGACCGGCACTACCTGCCGGATGGCGAGGCCGTGCGGCTGGGCAAGGACCCGTTGTTCCAGTCGCAGCACGTGCTGGTACCGACGCGCGGCGTGGCGCTGTTTATCAATGCCTTCAACTTCCCGAGCTGGGGATTGTGGGAGAAGGCGGCGCCGGCATTGCTGGCCGGCGTGCCGGTGATCGTCAAACCCGCTACCGCCACCGCCTGGCTGACCCAGCGCATGGTGCGCGACGTGGTCGAGGCCGGGGCGCTGCCGGCCGGCGCGTTGTCGGTGGTGTGCGGCAGCTCGGCCGGCCTGCTGGACCAGTTGCAGCCCTTTGACGTGGTGTCGTTCACCGGTTCGGCCGATACGGCCGCGGTGATCCGCTCGCATCCCGCCATCGCGCAACGCTCTGTTCGCGTGAATATCGAAGCGGACAGCATCAATTCCGCCGTGCTGCTGCCGCAGGACGGCCCCGATACCGCCGCCTTCGACCTGCTGGCGAAGGAAGTCGTGCGCGAGATGACGGTCAAGTCCGGCCAGAAATGCACCGCGATCCGGCGCGTGTTCGTGCCTGAAGCGCTGTATGGCCTGGCCGCCGAGGCGATCGGCGCACGGCTGTCGAAAGTGACCGTGGGCAACCCGCGCAACGATACGGTGCGCATGGGTGCGCTGGTCAGCCGTGCGCAGTTCAACGCCGTGCAAGACGGGCTGGCAACCCTGCGCAAGCACGCACAGGTGCTGCATGACGGCACGCAGCAGGCGCTGGTCGATGCCGATCCGGCCGTGGCCTGCTGCATCGGCCCGACGCTGCTGGGCGTGGCCGATGCGGACGCCGCCGCCGCGGTGCACGACACCGAAGTGTTCGGCCCGGTGGCCACGCTGCTGCCCTATCGGGATACCGCCCACGCACTGGCACTCGTGCGCCGTGGACAGGGCTCGCTGGTGGCATCGCTCTATGGCAGCGACGCGGCCGCGCTCGGTGCGGCCGCCGTCGAGCTGGCCGACAGCCATGGCCGCGTGCATGTGATCTCGCCCGACGTGGCGCAGCTGCACACCGGCCACGGCAACGTCATGCCGCAATCGCTGCATGGCGGCCCCGGCCGCGCCGGCGGCGGCGAGGAACTGGGCGGACTGCGCGCCCTGCACTTCTATCACCGGCGCAGCGCCATTCAGGCCAGTACCGCGGTGCTCGACGAACTCGCCTGA
- a CDS encoding DUF4863 family protein, which translates to MSPTEFRSQIAQFTAQLAGRPLDAALDAWLNAEHGAGSPTYQQLKDACQAGVAEGWLCDREGGGIRYGRIFKPADDLHGFSVDVVEMQDIAGPHHTHPNGEIDLIMPLEGDAQFDGRPAGWLVCPPGSAHRPTVSNGRALVLYLLPEGRIDFTR; encoded by the coding sequence ATGTCCCCCACAGAATTCCGCAGCCAGATCGCGCAGTTCACCGCGCAACTGGCAGGCCGTCCGCTGGATGCCGCACTCGATGCCTGGCTCAATGCCGAGCACGGCGCCGGCAGCCCCACCTACCAGCAACTTAAGGACGCCTGCCAGGCCGGCGTGGCCGAAGGCTGGCTGTGCGACCGCGAAGGCGGCGGCATCCGCTACGGCCGCATCTTCAAGCCGGCCGACGACCTGCACGGCTTTTCCGTCGACGTGGTCGAGATGCAGGACATTGCCGGCCCGCATCACACCCATCCCAACGGCGAGATCGACCTGATCATGCCGCTCGAGGGCGACGCGCAGTTCGACGGCCGCCCCGCCGGCTGGCTGGTATGCCCGCCGGGCAGCGCCCACCGCCCCACCGTCAGCAACGGCCGCGCGCTGGTGCTCTACCTGCTGCCGGAAGGCCGCATCGACTTCACGCGCTGA
- the ycaC gene encoding isochorismate family cysteine hydrolase YcaC yields the protein MSKPYKRLDKSQAAVLMVDHQAGLLSLVRDIEPDKFKNNVLALADLAKYFKLPTVLTTSFEDGPNGPLVPELKAMFPDAPFIPRPGQINAWDNEDFVAAVRATGKKQLLIAGVVTEVCVAFPALSAIEEGFEVFVVTDASGTFNEITRDSAWQRMSDAGAQLMTWFGVACELHRDWRNDIEGLGTLFSNHIPDYRNLITAYTTVKGSK from the coding sequence ATGAGCAAGCCCTACAAGCGCCTTGACAAGAGCCAGGCCGCCGTCCTGATGGTCGATCACCAGGCCGGCCTGCTGTCGCTCGTGCGGGATATCGAGCCCGACAAGTTCAAGAACAATGTGCTGGCACTGGCCGACCTGGCCAAGTACTTCAAGCTGCCGACCGTGCTGACCACCAGCTTCGAGGATGGTCCCAACGGACCGCTGGTGCCTGAGCTCAAGGCCATGTTCCCTGACGCGCCGTTCATTCCGCGCCCGGGCCAGATCAACGCCTGGGATAACGAGGACTTTGTTGCCGCGGTGCGTGCCACCGGCAAGAAGCAGCTGCTGATCGCCGGCGTGGTCACCGAAGTGTGCGTGGCCTTCCCGGCGTTGTCGGCGATCGAAGAGGGTTTCGAAGTCTTTGTCGTGACCGATGCCTCGGGCACCTTCAATGAAATCACGCGCGATTCGGCCTGGCAGCGGATGTCGGATGCTGGCGCGCAACTGATGACGTGGTTCGGTGTGGCTTGCGAACTGCACCGCGACTGGCGCAACGACATCGAGGGTCTGGGCACGCTGTTCTCGAACCATATTCCGGATTACCGGAATTTGATTACGGCGTACACGACGGTGAAGGGCAGCAAGTAA
- a CDS encoding MFS transporter, translated as MRQIDVHKLADEARFNRFHALILFWCALIIIFDGYDLAVAGIALPSIMKEMGVTATSAGFMVSSALFGMMFGAIFLGTVADRIGRRRAIAICIVLFSVFTAAAGFTSDPVTFSVTRFLAGLGIGGVMPNVVAQMTEYSPRKLRGTLVTLMFSGYSVGGMLAALLGKGLIESYGWQSVFLAAGLPVLLVPLVLRSLPESMPYLLRTGQTDALQSVVSRLVPSHRAQAGDVFTLAADDKAGSAPIRRLFQDGRGFSTVMFWVAFFMCLFMVYALSSWLTKLMAGAGYSLGSALTFVLVLNFGAMLGAIGGGWLADRLPIKHVLIGMYTLAAVSITLLGYPMPSAALFVVVGLAGASTIGTQIVTYAYAGQFYPMAVRGTGIGWASGVGRSGAILAPIVIGVLVGMSLPLQQNFMAMAIPAVIAVGAVSMINHRRSASAQAEVAAAPVRGTVKEA; from the coding sequence ATGCGTCAGATCGATGTCCACAAGCTGGCCGACGAGGCCCGCTTCAACCGCTTCCATGCGCTCATCCTGTTCTGGTGTGCGCTGATCATCATCTTCGACGGCTACGACCTGGCCGTGGCCGGCATCGCCCTGCCGTCGATCATGAAAGAGATGGGCGTGACCGCAACCAGCGCCGGCTTCATGGTCAGCTCGGCGCTGTTCGGCATGATGTTCGGCGCGATCTTCCTCGGCACCGTGGCCGACCGCATCGGCCGCAGGCGCGCCATCGCCATCTGCATCGTGCTGTTCAGTGTCTTCACCGCGGCGGCGGGCTTTACCAGCGACCCGGTGACGTTCAGCGTCACGCGCTTCCTGGCGGGCCTGGGCATCGGCGGCGTGATGCCCAACGTGGTGGCGCAGATGACCGAGTACTCGCCGCGCAAGCTGCGCGGCACGCTGGTGACGCTGATGTTCAGCGGTTATTCGGTGGGCGGCATGCTGGCCGCGCTGCTGGGCAAGGGACTGATCGAAAGCTATGGCTGGCAGTCGGTGTTCCTCGCCGCCGGCCTGCCGGTGCTGCTGGTCCCGCTGGTGCTGCGCTCGCTGCCGGAGTCGATGCCCTACCTGCTCCGCACCGGCCAGACCGACGCTCTGCAATCCGTGGTATCGCGCCTGGTGCCGTCGCATCGCGCGCAAGCCGGCGACGTCTTTACGCTGGCTGCGGACGACAAGGCCGGCAGCGCGCCGATCCGCCGCCTGTTCCAGGACGGCCGCGGCTTCAGCACGGTGATGTTCTGGGTGGCGTTCTTCATGTGCCTGTTCATGGTGTACGCGCTCAGCTCGTGGCTGACCAAGCTGATGGCCGGCGCAGGCTACAGCCTGGGCTCGGCGCTGACTTTCGTGCTGGTGCTGAACTTCGGCGCCATGCTCGGCGCCATCGGCGGCGGCTGGCTGGCCGACCGCTTGCCGATCAAGCATGTGCTGATCGGCATGTACACGCTGGCGGCAGTGTCGATCACGCTGCTGGGCTACCCGATGCCCAGCGCAGCGCTGTTCGTCGTGGTGGGCCTGGCAGGTGCTTCCACCATCGGCACGCAGATCGTCACCTATGCCTATGCGGGCCAGTTCTATCCGATGGCGGTGCGCGGCACCGGCATCGGCTGGGCGTCCGGCGTGGGACGCAGCGGCGCCATCCTGGCACCGATCGTGATCGGCGTGCTGGTTGGGATGTCGTTGCCGTTGCAGCAGAACTTCATGGCGATGGCGATTCCGGCGGTGATTGCAGTGGGGGCGGTGTCGATGATCAACCACCGGAGGTCGGCGTCGGCGCAGGCGGAAGTCGCTGCGGCGCCGGTGCGAGGAACTGTGAAGGAAGCCTGA